The Equus caballus isolate H_3958 breed thoroughbred chromosome 12, TB-T2T, whole genome shotgun sequence genome contains a region encoding:
- the AGBL2 gene encoding cytosolic carboxypeptidase 2 isoform X17, translated as MFPALETELKQETLPDPYEDFMYRHLRYYGYFKAQRGSLPNSATPQHLWKNNPQCLLSGSVGERHDLTPDPLQKEKLLSTQGFTGSNPGRGHGTAHQATLRRRPTCHNQKDPQLKYTRPTCLSSTVRRQIEAVSRGSLLLSSPLLKSRQLLHNDFGEVNPRLREPRDLFAFLPSSGPLQAPRWPIECEVIKENIHHIEWIPPQPEYFYQPTGNEKVPEIVGEEEGTVVYQLDSVPTEGSYFTSSRVGGKRGIIKDLAVTLQGPEDNALLFESRFESGNLQKAVRVDTYEYELTLRTDLYTNKYTQWFYFRVQNTRKDATYRFTIVNLLKPKSLYTLGMKPLMYSQLDADTHNIGWRREGSEIKYCKSSTGDGQQPFYCLTWTIQFPHDQDTCFFAHFYPYTYTDLQCYLLSVANNPVQAQFCKLRTLCRSLAGNVVYLLTITNPSRTPQEAAAKKAVVLSARVHPGESNGSWIMKGFLDFILSDSPDAQLLRNIFVFKVVPMLNPDGVIVGNSRCSLAGRDLNRHYKTILKDSFPCIWYTRNMIKRLLEEREVLLYCDFHGHSRKNNIFLYGCNNNDRKYWLHERVFPLMLSKNAPDKFSFHSCNFKVQRCKEGTGRVVMWRMGILNSYTMESTFGGSTLGNKRDTHFTTEDLKSLGHQVCDTLLDFCDPDRAKFMQCLEELKELLQQEIHKKFNELGQDMELEGNWSDISLSDIESRERSQDLQLHVLQREAQTAAKSQLET; from the exons ATGTTCCCGGCGCTGGAAACAGAGCTAAAGCAGGAG ACTCTTCCTGATCCCTATGAAGACTTTATGTACCGTCACCTCCGGTACTATGGCTACTTTAAAG CTCAGAGAGGCAGTTTACCAAACTCTGCTACGCCCCAGCATCTTTGGAAGAATAATCCTCAGTGCCTGTTGAGTGGCTCTGTTGGGGAAAGACATGATTTGACCCCAGACCCCCTGCAAAAGGAGAAGCTTCTAT cgacccagggtttcaccggttcgaatcctgggcgtggacatggcaccgctcatcaagccacgctgaggcggcgtcccacatgccacaaccagaaggacccacaactgaaatacacaa GGCCCACGTGTCTGTCCTCAACTGTGCGCAGACAGATAGAAGCTGTGAGCAGAG GTTCCCTTCTGCTGAGTTCACCGCTTCTCAAGAGCAGACAGCTTCTTCACAATGACTTTGGCGAAGTGAACCCACGTCTTCGAGAACCCCGAGATCTCTTTGCCTTTTTGCCTAGCAGCGGGCCCCTACAGGCTCCAAGATGGCCAATAGAATGTGAGGTCATCAAGGAAAACATTCATCATATTG AGTGGATCCCACCTCAACCGGAATATTTCTATCAACCTACAGGAAATGAAAAGGTACCAGAaattgtaggagaggaagaaggcaCAGTTGTCTATCAATTAGATTCAG TGCCCACCGAAGGCTCCTATTTCACCAGTTCCAGAGTGGGAGGCAAACGAGGAATTATCAAGGACCTTGCTGTCACGCTGCAAGGACCAGAAGATAATGCTCTGCTGTTTGAATCACGATTTGAGAGTGGGAATCTGCAAAAAGCTGTCAGAGT GGACACCTATGAGTATGAACTCACCTTGCGAACCGACCTCTATACGAACAAATACACTCAGTGGTTTTATTTTCGAGTTCAGAACACCAGAAAAGATGCCACGTATCGCTTCACCATCGTCAACTTGCTAAAACCCAAGAGCCTTTATACTTTGGGGATGAAGCCACTCATGTACTCCCAACTGGATGCCGACACCCACAACATTGGCTGGAGGCGAGAAGGAAGTGAGATCAAGTACTGCAAGAGCAGCACGGGTGACGGGCAGCAGCCCTTCTATTGTCTCACGTGGACCATTCAGTTTCCACATGACCAGGACACTTGCTTCTTTGCACACTTCTACCCGTATACGTACACCGATTTGCAGTGCTACCTCCTGTCCGTGGCCAACAACCCTGTGCAAGCTCAGTTCTGCAAACTCCGAACTTTGTGCCGGAGCCTAGCGGGAAACGTCGTCTACCTGCTCACCATCACCAACCCGTCCCGGACGCCTCAAGAGGCAGCTGCGAAGAAAGCCGTGGTCTTGAGCGCCAGAGTCCACCCCGGGGAAAGTAATGGCTCCTGGATCATGAAAGGCTTTTTGGACTTCATCCTTAGCGACTCCCCAGATGCCCAGCTCCTCAGAAATATCTTTGTCTTCAAAGTGGTTCCCATGTTAAATCCAGACGGAGTCATTGTGGGGAACTCTCGGTGTTCGCTGGCTGGAAGGGACTTGAACAGGCATTATAAAACCATTCTTAAGGACTCTTTCCCTTGCATCTGGTACACCAGGAACATGATCAAGAG ACTTCTTGAAGAAAGGGAGGTTCTCTTGTATTGTGATTTCCATGGCCACAGCCGAAAGAATAACATCTTCCTGTATGGCTGTAACAACAACGATCGCAAGTACTGGCTGCATGAGCGAGTCTTTCCTTTAATGTTAAGCAAAAATGCACCAGATAAG TTCTCTTTTCACAGTTGTAATTTTAAGGTCCAAAGGTGCAAAGAAGGAACAGGCCGAGTGGTGATGTGGCGGATGGGGATCCTGAACAGCTACACCATGGAGTCCACCTTTGGCGGCTCCACCCTGG GCAATAAAAGAGACACTCACTTTACCACTGAGGACCTGAAGTCCCTAGGTCATCAAGTCTGTGACACCCTTCTGGACTTCTGTGATCCTGACCGAGCCAAG TTCATGCAGTGTCTAGAAGAGcttaaagagctcttacaacagGAAATCCATAAGAAATTCAATGAACTTGGACAAGATATGGAATTAGAAGGAAATTGGAGTGACATCTCTTTGTCTGACATTGAATCCAG
- the AGBL2 gene encoding cytosolic carboxypeptidase 2 isoform X12, which translates to MFPALETELKQETLPDPYEDFMYRHLRYYGYFKAQRGSLPNSATPQHLWKNNPQCLLSGSVGERHDLTPDPLQKEKLLSTQGFTGSNPGRGHGTAHQATLRRRPTCHNQKDPQLKYTRPTCLSSTVRRQIEAVSRGSLLLSSPLLKSRQLLHNDFGEVNPRLREPRDLFAFLPSSGPLQAPRWPIECEVIKENIHHIEWIPPQPEYFYQPTGNEKVPEIVGEEEGTVVYQLDSVPTEGSYFTSSRVGGKRGIIKDLAVTLQGPEDNALLFESRFESGNLQKAVRVDTYEYELTLRTDLYTNKYTQWFYFRVQNTRKDATYRFTIVNLLKPKSLYTLGMKPLMYSQLDADTHNIGWRREGSEIKYCKSSTGDGQQPFYCLTWTIQFPHDQDTCFFAHFYPYTYTDLQCYLLSVANNPVQAQFCKLRTLCRSLAGNVVYLLTITNPSRTPQEAAAKKAVVLSARVHPGESNGSWIMKGFLDFILSDSPDAQLLRNIFVFKVVPMLNPDGVIVGNSRCSLAGRDLNRHYKTILKDSFPCIWYTRNMIKRLLEEREVLLYCDFHGHSRKNNIFLYGCNNNDRKYWLHERVFPLMLSKNAPDKFSFHSCNFKVQRCKEGTGRVVMWRMGILNSYTMESTFGGSTLGNKRDTHFTTEDLKSLGHQVCDTLLDFCDPDRAKFMQCLEELKELLQQEIHKKFNELGQDMELEGNWSDISLSDIESSTSGSDSSLSDGLPAHLLNIAREREKPGFTASCSAKRSTNRSQEPARDMKPSWSRNRYPVAKRGRATLTVYPSLHVYTYP; encoded by the exons ATGTTCCCGGCGCTGGAAACAGAGCTAAAGCAGGAG ACTCTTCCTGATCCCTATGAAGACTTTATGTACCGTCACCTCCGGTACTATGGCTACTTTAAAG CTCAGAGAGGCAGTTTACCAAACTCTGCTACGCCCCAGCATCTTTGGAAGAATAATCCTCAGTGCCTGTTGAGTGGCTCTGTTGGGGAAAGACATGATTTGACCCCAGACCCCCTGCAAAAGGAGAAGCTTCTAT cgacccagggtttcaccggttcgaatcctgggcgtggacatggcaccgctcatcaagccacgctgaggcggcgtcccacatgccacaaccagaaggacccacaactgaaatacacaa GGCCCACGTGTCTGTCCTCAACTGTGCGCAGACAGATAGAAGCTGTGAGCAGAG GTTCCCTTCTGCTGAGTTCACCGCTTCTCAAGAGCAGACAGCTTCTTCACAATGACTTTGGCGAAGTGAACCCACGTCTTCGAGAACCCCGAGATCTCTTTGCCTTTTTGCCTAGCAGCGGGCCCCTACAGGCTCCAAGATGGCCAATAGAATGTGAGGTCATCAAGGAAAACATTCATCATATTG AGTGGATCCCACCTCAACCGGAATATTTCTATCAACCTACAGGAAATGAAAAGGTACCAGAaattgtaggagaggaagaaggcaCAGTTGTCTATCAATTAGATTCAG TGCCCACCGAAGGCTCCTATTTCACCAGTTCCAGAGTGGGAGGCAAACGAGGAATTATCAAGGACCTTGCTGTCACGCTGCAAGGACCAGAAGATAATGCTCTGCTGTTTGAATCACGATTTGAGAGTGGGAATCTGCAAAAAGCTGTCAGAGT GGACACCTATGAGTATGAACTCACCTTGCGAACCGACCTCTATACGAACAAATACACTCAGTGGTTTTATTTTCGAGTTCAGAACACCAGAAAAGATGCCACGTATCGCTTCACCATCGTCAACTTGCTAAAACCCAAGAGCCTTTATACTTTGGGGATGAAGCCACTCATGTACTCCCAACTGGATGCCGACACCCACAACATTGGCTGGAGGCGAGAAGGAAGTGAGATCAAGTACTGCAAGAGCAGCACGGGTGACGGGCAGCAGCCCTTCTATTGTCTCACGTGGACCATTCAGTTTCCACATGACCAGGACACTTGCTTCTTTGCACACTTCTACCCGTATACGTACACCGATTTGCAGTGCTACCTCCTGTCCGTGGCCAACAACCCTGTGCAAGCTCAGTTCTGCAAACTCCGAACTTTGTGCCGGAGCCTAGCGGGAAACGTCGTCTACCTGCTCACCATCACCAACCCGTCCCGGACGCCTCAAGAGGCAGCTGCGAAGAAAGCCGTGGTCTTGAGCGCCAGAGTCCACCCCGGGGAAAGTAATGGCTCCTGGATCATGAAAGGCTTTTTGGACTTCATCCTTAGCGACTCCCCAGATGCCCAGCTCCTCAGAAATATCTTTGTCTTCAAAGTGGTTCCCATGTTAAATCCAGACGGAGTCATTGTGGGGAACTCTCGGTGTTCGCTGGCTGGAAGGGACTTGAACAGGCATTATAAAACCATTCTTAAGGACTCTTTCCCTTGCATCTGGTACACCAGGAACATGATCAAGAG ACTTCTTGAAGAAAGGGAGGTTCTCTTGTATTGTGATTTCCATGGCCACAGCCGAAAGAATAACATCTTCCTGTATGGCTGTAACAACAACGATCGCAAGTACTGGCTGCATGAGCGAGTCTTTCCTTTAATGTTAAGCAAAAATGCACCAGATAAG TTCTCTTTTCACAGTTGTAATTTTAAGGTCCAAAGGTGCAAAGAAGGAACAGGCCGAGTGGTGATGTGGCGGATGGGGATCCTGAACAGCTACACCATGGAGTCCACCTTTGGCGGCTCCACCCTGG GCAATAAAAGAGACACTCACTTTACCACTGAGGACCTGAAGTCCCTAGGTCATCAAGTCTGTGACACCCTTCTGGACTTCTGTGATCCTGACCGAGCCAAG TTCATGCAGTGTCTAGAAGAGcttaaagagctcttacaacagGAAATCCATAAGAAATTCAATGAACTTGGACAAGATATGGAATTAGAAGGAAATTGGAGTGACATCTCTTTGTCTGACATTGAATCCAG